In Saccharolobus solfataricus, a genomic segment contains:
- a CDS encoding sulfocyanin, with protein sequence MKAQSSLLPVIVGVLVAIVAVGVSVYAYYEYQVLSAPTSTATSTSTSTSSQIPLKYDSTNKTVFLIISVLTTGPTFNFNGTSNGQLKIYIPAGWSVYVKFVNEQSLPHNLILLQNTTATPSNPDVGQFGKILYIVGATTSNYQTSGISSGQSDSGLWGPLSAGTYMLVCGILGHAQSGMWAVVIVSSNVTTPYTTTS encoded by the coding sequence ATGAAAGCACAGTCCTCTCTTCTGCCCGTAATCGTTGGAGTACTAGTTGCAATAGTAGCGGTGGGAGTTTCAGTTTACGCTTACTATGAATATCAAGTACTCTCAGCACCCACTTCTACAGCTACCAGTACTTCCACTTCCACCTCAAGTCAAATACCATTAAAATATGATTCCACGAATAAGACAGTATTTTTAATAATTTCTGTTCTAACTACCGGACCAACTTTTAATTTTAATGGTACTAGCAATGGGCAATTGAAAATTTATATTCCTGCGGGATGGTCAGTTTACGTGAAATTTGTGAATGAACAATCACTACCCCACAACTTAATTCTTTTACAAAACACTACTGCGACTCCAAGTAATCCTGATGTTGGACAGTTTGGTAAAATACTATATATAGTTGGCGCTACCACTAGCAATTATCAAACTAGTGGAATTTCAAGCGGTCAATCAGATAGTGGACTATGGGGACCGTTAAGCGCTGGAACTTACATGTTAGTTTGTGGTATCTTAGGACATGCACAAAGCGGAATGTGGGCAGTAGTAATTGTTTCATCGAACGTGACTACTCCTTATACCACAACTAGTTAA
- a CDS encoding cbb3-type cytochrome c oxidase subunit I, with product MNIKRVLKVALFTTSASDIGQMYITLGIIALLAGAVNAALIRYQLTYQSLSAVDYYNAVSLHGIFMIFFMVMPISVGFANYLIPRMIGAHDLYWPRINSFSFWILVPSVFLGLIAPWFGPVNTGWYMYAPLSVETSVNYGLGTTLVEIALILSGISSTLTGVNFLMTIIKLKKIPYFKMSLFTWSFFATSILLVVAMPPLTAGLVFAYLERLWNLPFFDASLGGSPVLWQNLFWFFGHPEVYILILPAMGLVGEILPRMVGRQIYGYKALALSSMAIAFLSVLGVWMHHMFTAIDNTVAQIVSSATTMAIAVPSGVKVFNWTATLYGGEIRYKAPTILVISFIAIFLVGGITGVFFPLVPLDYAFNGTYLVVGHFHYMVFAILFALLAGLIYYFPYFTGKWYHDDIVKSGTIMIVAGAFLIATGMIIDGVLGMPRRYASVPSPIYIPFQDMIDVGGVLMGIGLLMAFGDLLYSWIKGKAVETVDPWNAIQIGQPDFYIKPVKLPLSFGKSLDGSFDEEYHGVSFPYYSILGIMLSFVPLGFMFGFINLMPVGILFLLAFMGVGVYWAYDQWFKQIPPPMQLDGGSPVSAGSVNNGLALTPSLGTIIMRDARSAVLWFILAEICLFGSFIGGYMFVASPITNPIAYANVPPLKVEYFPLPVIMTIILLSSSIPAHLAYEEFKKGNMKMFKALGILTAVMGFTFLMGQVYEFTHVIQFTPQQSAFTAFFFSTVSLHGFHVIMGLVVWAFVLLRAYKGVTPYGGSVAATYYWHFVDAIWVVVFSTFYLHLFV from the coding sequence ATGAACATAAAAAGAGTTTTAAAAGTAGCGTTATTCACAACAAGTGCAAGCGATATTGGACAAATGTATATAACGCTAGGTATAATTGCACTATTGGCTGGGGCAGTAAATGCAGCGCTAATAAGATATCAGCTAACTTACCAAAGTTTAAGTGCGGTAGACTATTATAATGCAGTATCATTGCATGGCATCTTCATGATATTCTTCATGGTAATGCCCATTTCGGTAGGTTTCGCAAACTATCTAATACCTAGGATGATAGGAGCTCATGATTTATATTGGCCTAGAATTAATTCCTTTTCCTTTTGGATTTTAGTTCCATCTGTCTTCCTAGGACTTATAGCTCCTTGGTTTGGACCCGTTAATACTGGTTGGTACATGTACGCACCACTATCTGTAGAGACTTCAGTAAATTATGGACTTGGTACCACATTGGTTGAAATAGCTCTTATACTGTCTGGTATTTCATCTACATTAACTGGAGTAAACTTCCTAATGACTATAATAAAATTAAAGAAAATACCATACTTTAAAATGTCCCTATTTACATGGTCTTTCTTCGCCACATCAATCTTACTAGTGGTCGCAATGCCACCATTAACTGCGGGACTAGTTTTCGCTTATTTAGAAAGATTATGGAATTTGCCATTCTTTGATGCGTCGTTAGGTGGATCTCCAGTACTATGGCAAAACCTGTTCTGGTTCTTTGGACATCCAGAAGTCTACATATTAATTTTACCCGCAATGGGTCTAGTTGGTGAAATTCTACCCCGAATGGTGGGTAGGCAGATTTACGGTTACAAGGCATTAGCATTATCGTCAATGGCCATAGCATTTCTAAGTGTACTAGGAGTATGGATGCATCACATGTTCACAGCTATTGACAATACGGTAGCCCAAATAGTATCATCGGCTACCACGATGGCAATTGCAGTGCCCTCTGGAGTGAAGGTATTTAACTGGACTGCGACCTTATATGGAGGTGAGATAAGATATAAGGCACCCACGATTTTAGTAATATCCTTTATAGCCATATTCTTGGTTGGAGGAATTACTGGAGTATTCTTTCCGTTAGTACCGCTAGATTACGCATTCAATGGTACCTATTTAGTGGTAGGACATTTCCATTACATGGTGTTTGCAATACTCTTTGCGTTATTAGCTGGTTTGATTTATTACTTCCCGTACTTTACTGGTAAGTGGTATCACGATGATATAGTGAAAAGCGGAACTATAATGATAGTGGCTGGTGCATTTCTAATAGCTACTGGCATGATTATTGATGGAGTCCTAGGAATGCCCAGAAGATATGCTTCAGTTCCTTCACCAATTTACATACCATTCCAAGATATGATTGATGTCGGAGGAGTGTTAATGGGAATAGGCCTACTAATGGCTTTTGGTGATTTGTTGTACTCATGGATAAAGGGAAAGGCTGTAGAAACTGTAGATCCCTGGAACGCTATACAGATAGGTCAACCAGATTTCTATATAAAACCGGTTAAACTACCGTTAAGTTTTGGTAAATCATTGGATGGTAGTTTTGATGAAGAATATCATGGAGTGAGCTTTCCATATTACAGCATACTTGGAATAATGCTTTCATTTGTGCCCCTAGGTTTCATGTTTGGGTTCATTAACTTAATGCCAGTAGGTATATTATTCCTACTAGCGTTTATGGGTGTTGGCGTGTATTGGGCATATGATCAGTGGTTTAAACAAATACCTCCACCAATGCAACTTGATGGAGGTTCACCAGTTTCCGCTGGTAGTGTAAATAATGGATTAGCATTAACACCGTCACTAGGAACTATTATAATGAGAGATGCGAGGTCGGCGGTTTTATGGTTCATATTAGCTGAGATATGTCTTTTCGGATCCTTTATAGGAGGGTATATGTTTGTAGCTAGCCCTATTACTAATCCCATAGCATATGCTAATGTACCACCATTAAAAGTTGAATATTTCCCACTACCGGTAATAATGACAATTATATTACTTTCAAGCTCGATACCAGCACATTTAGCATATGAGGAGTTCAAGAAAGGGAATATGAAAATGTTCAAGGCATTAGGTATACTAACTGCGGTTATGGGATTCACATTCCTAATGGGACAAGTTTACGAGTTTACGCATGTCATACAATTTACTCCACAACAATCAGCATTTACTGCGTTCTTCTTTAGTACGGTAAGTCTACACGGATTTCACGTGATTATGGGACTGGTAGTGTGGGCGTTCGTACTATTAAGGGCTTATAAGGGAGTGACACCTTATGGAGGTTCAGTTGCTGCAACGTATTATTGGCACTTCGTAGACGCCATATGGGTTGTAGTTTTCAGTACGTTCTATCTCCATCTCTTCGTATAA
- a CDS encoding DUF1404 domain-containing protein: MNNYFFITILMFCIFLIAISVNPFTEEYMFVNPIPYMLAHYSLFGAGILISYYLVKRKIVDKHIGFPVGASIAFLWHYPFFFNLGAEILSVRLIEEITLLVGGLIIGSSLKELNRSFKVLLLALWMIGDSLLSLILMISPSLYTTLYAPKELEYLGIIMFLMMNLIAVYILLNYINNLLRDEENVVNKDYERNSYPKNDH, from the coding sequence GTGAATAATTATTTTTTTATAACTATTCTAATGTTCTGTATCTTTCTTATTGCGATATCCGTTAATCCATTTACGGAAGAGTACATGTTCGTTAATCCAATACCTTATATGTTAGCCCATTATTCACTTTTTGGAGCGGGTATTCTTATCTCATATTATCTCGTTAAGAGAAAAATTGTAGACAAACATATAGGATTTCCAGTCGGAGCTTCAATTGCTTTCCTATGGCACTACCCATTTTTCTTTAATTTAGGTGCTGAAATCCTATCAGTAAGATTGATAGAGGAGATTACTTTATTGGTTGGGGGTCTAATTATAGGTTCCTCTCTTAAGGAACTTAATAGAAGCTTTAAGGTACTTCTTTTAGCTTTATGGATGATAGGCGATAGTTTACTTTCTTTAATATTAATGATAAGCCCATCGCTTTATACTACTCTATATGCCCCTAAGGAATTAGAGTATCTAGGTATAATCATGTTCCTTATGATGAACTTAATTGCAGTCTACATACTGCTAAACTACATAAATAATTTGTTAAGAGATGAGGAGAATGTTGTTAATAAAGACTATGAAAGAAATTCCTATCCCAAGAATGATCACTAA
- a CDS encoding DUF5658 family protein: MKTLLVPLTTLLMLDVITTALGLSRGLVESNPLINALYSSLPFPVFIAIFLLIKIGILGLIYLLYKYTKLDLVIILGIGISFIVFINNILLIS; this comes from the coding sequence ATGAAAACACTTTTAGTTCCGTTAACAACTCTTTTGATGCTTGACGTTATAACTACAGCACTGGGATTATCTAGGGGTCTTGTAGAGAGCAACCCATTAATAAACGCATTATACTCCTCATTACCATTTCCAGTCTTTATTGCAATATTTCTTCTCATTAAAATAGGAATATTAGGTCTAATCTATCTTCTCTATAAGTATACTAAACTAGATTTAGTGATCATTCTTGGGATAGGAATTTCTTTCATAGTCTTTATTAACAACATTCTCCTCATCTCTTAA
- a CDS encoding stage II sporulation protein M yields the protein MRVLTKLILIVFVFEVVLFLIASAIPQNNPILVSQFNSTENQVLNQSYFGKVLMIFANNVRVGLLDFIPAVGMIILAISIYSTGAVLSAFSASLNVPGILSALGLMTLPHSWLELPSYAIAASSGLYIIIRPREWIRGLLTLIMVPIELFLAALVESGEFYVSNPYILWLYSIPAFVFLYFLYEFLQRRAENYIKVRAPVAPKQQNIVQLQTYADYLARYNQSWNTASYYETQGNLSEAMRYYWEAIFYLITAVGNKLGMPTLSKEDQDNVIRSVAYRVGNPQLYDIYNEAFKIRIENRINDFQIFKEYLSQLARYLNSI from the coding sequence ATGAGAGTTTTAACAAAGCTTATCTTGATAGTTTTCGTATTTGAGGTAGTATTATTTCTAATAGCTTCTGCCATACCTCAGAATAATCCAATTCTAGTTTCACAATTCAATAGTACGGAAAATCAAGTGTTGAATCAGTCTTATTTTGGTAAGGTATTAATGATATTTGCTAATAACGTGAGAGTTGGGTTACTAGACTTCATACCTGCTGTGGGAATGATCATATTGGCAATAAGTATATATTCTACGGGAGCTGTTTTGAGTGCGTTCTCAGCAAGTCTTAACGTCCCTGGAATTTTATCTGCGTTAGGTTTAATGACCTTACCACACTCGTGGCTTGAACTACCCTCCTATGCCATAGCTGCCTCTAGTGGGTTATACATCATAATTAGACCTAGGGAGTGGATAAGAGGATTGTTAACCCTTATAATGGTTCCAATAGAACTATTTTTGGCAGCTTTAGTGGAATCTGGGGAGTTTTACGTAAGTAACCCTTACATATTATGGCTATATTCGATACCCGCGTTTGTATTCCTATACTTCCTTTACGAATTCTTACAAAGGAGAGCTGAAAATTACATTAAAGTGAGAGCCCCGGTAGCTCCTAAACAGCAAAACATAGTTCAACTGCAAACTTATGCTGACTATTTAGCTAGGTACAATCAGAGCTGGAATACAGCAAGTTATTATGAAACTCAGGGCAACTTATCTGAGGCTATGAGATATTATTGGGAAGCCATCTTTTACTTGATTACAGCAGTTGGTAACAAATTGGGAATGCCTACTCTATCCAAAGAAGATCAAGATAACGTAATAAGATCTGTAGCATATAGGGTTGGGAATCCTCAACTATATGATATCTATAACGAGGCATTCAAAATTAGGATTGAAAACAGGATAAATGACTTTCAAATATTTAAGGAATATTTATCTCAGTTAGCAAGATATTTGAATTCTATCTAA
- a CDS encoding S-methyl-5-thioribose-1-phosphate isomerase, whose translation MKLTVKEVKEVYKPKLLPIIWKDENNTLTILDQSLLPFQKVYVDLKDVDSTALAIKNMQVRGAPAIGITAGYGMVLALTSNKNVKTLDEAIRELTRAKAILDSARPTAVNLVWATSRMLTLAKNAVENGNAKTINELIDLMKVEAKRIFDEEYDAEIQMGLYGLEKLNDSDTVLTQCNAGGLATGTGLGTALSPVKLAKALGMNVSVIAPETRPWLQGSRLTVYELMEEGIKVTLITDTAVGLVMYRGMVNSVMVGADRILRDGHVFNKIGTYKEAVIAHELGIPFYALAPTSSFDLKSNVNEIKIEERDPNEVRTIRGIPIAPENVNVYNPVFDVTPPKYIAGIITEKGIIYPPFHENIKRIVER comes from the coding sequence ATGAAGCTAACAGTTAAGGAAGTTAAAGAGGTTTATAAACCAAAGTTACTACCTATAATTTGGAAGGACGAAAATAATACTTTGACAATCCTGGATCAATCGTTATTACCATTCCAAAAGGTCTACGTAGATTTAAAGGACGTTGATAGTACAGCATTAGCCATAAAGAACATGCAAGTTAGAGGTGCTCCAGCAATAGGAATTACTGCCGGGTACGGAATGGTATTGGCGTTAACTAGTAACAAGAATGTAAAGACATTAGATGAGGCTATTAGAGAATTGACTAGGGCTAAAGCCATATTGGATTCAGCTAGACCTACAGCTGTTAATTTGGTTTGGGCGACTTCAAGAATGTTAACTTTAGCTAAAAATGCAGTGGAAAACGGTAACGCTAAGACCATAAATGAGCTAATAGACCTTATGAAAGTTGAGGCTAAGAGGATTTTTGATGAGGAATATGACGCTGAAATACAAATGGGACTTTACGGTTTAGAGAAATTAAACGACAGTGATACAGTACTGACGCAGTGTAATGCTGGTGGTTTGGCGACTGGTACTGGGTTGGGGACTGCATTGTCTCCAGTGAAATTGGCTAAAGCCTTAGGGATGAACGTCTCAGTTATCGCTCCAGAGACTAGACCTTGGTTACAAGGTAGTAGGTTAACCGTTTACGAATTAATGGAGGAAGGAATAAAAGTCACATTGATTACCGACACTGCAGTTGGTTTGGTAATGTATCGAGGAATGGTTAATAGCGTCATGGTTGGGGCTGATAGGATATTAAGAGATGGGCATGTTTTCAATAAAATAGGAACATATAAGGAAGCTGTCATAGCTCACGAATTAGGGATACCGTTTTACGCATTAGCCCCGACTTCAAGTTTCGATTTAAAGAGCAACGTTAACGAAATTAAGATCGAGGAGAGGGATCCTAATGAAGTTAGGACAATTAGGGGAATACCAATAGCTCCAGAAAACGTAAATGTATATAATCCTGTATTTGATGTTACTCCACCTAAATATATTGCTGGGATAATAACTGAAAAGGGAATAATATATCCGCCATTTCATGAGAATATTAAAAGAATTGTAGAAAGATAA
- a CDS encoding alpha/beta hydrolase, with protein sequence MNLTIIEFESNVLRDNPLNDPYKRRVGIIYPKDYEGRPILIYLSGYLSSSLTQINYNPLGEDMVSKVERLSNEGKMKGSVIVLPDMFTKVGGNQYINSSAVGMYEDFLVKELIPFLKDKFKSDKIGIFGHSSGGYGALILGMKYPNTIKAIADHAGDAYFEYVYLPTFPRAIEQLRRFKTPEEWLENYWKKENKQHREDLNTLNVVGMSAFYSPNNEKIELPFDLETGEILEDVWKKWLEKDPVRMVDKYADNLKMLKFIFIDVGKKDEFNIQYGSRTLHKKLQKYGINHYYEEFNDGHLHTNYRYDISLSLLEKKLTSE encoded by the coding sequence ATGAACTTAACTATTATTGAATTTGAGAGTAACGTTTTGAGAGATAATCCCTTAAATGATCCGTATAAGAGAAGAGTGGGAATAATTTACCCTAAAGACTATGAGGGGAGACCAATATTGATTTACCTTAGCGGTTACCTCTCTTCTTCACTAACCCAAATTAATTATAACCCATTGGGAGAGGACATGGTGAGTAAGGTTGAGAGATTGAGTAACGAGGGGAAAATGAAAGGTTCAGTAATAGTTCTTCCAGATATGTTCACTAAGGTTGGTGGAAATCAGTACATAAATTCCTCAGCAGTTGGAATGTATGAGGACTTTCTGGTAAAGGAATTAATACCATTCTTAAAGGATAAGTTCAAGAGCGATAAGATAGGAATATTTGGACACTCCTCAGGAGGATATGGTGCACTTATATTAGGAATGAAATACCCTAATACTATTAAGGCCATAGCTGACCACGCTGGTGACGCATATTTCGAGTACGTCTACTTACCTACATTTCCTAGGGCAATTGAGCAGTTAAGGAGATTTAAGACTCCAGAGGAATGGTTAGAAAATTATTGGAAGAAGGAAAATAAACAGCATAGGGAAGATTTAAATACGTTGAACGTGGTCGGCATGTCAGCATTTTATTCTCCAAATAATGAAAAAATTGAGTTGCCCTTCGATCTGGAAACTGGGGAAATATTGGAAGATGTTTGGAAGAAATGGTTAGAGAAAGACCCAGTGAGAATGGTTGACAAATACGCTGATAATTTGAAAATGCTTAAGTTCATATTTATAGATGTAGGCAAAAAGGACGAGTTCAATATACAGTATGGGAGTAGGACTTTACACAAGAAATTGCAAAAATATGGGATAAATCACTATTACGAGGAGTTTAATGATGGCCATCTCCACACTAACTATAGATATGATATATCATTAAGCCTTCTTGAAAAGAAACTAACGTCGGAATAG
- a CDS encoding NifB/NifX family molybdenum-iron cluster-binding protein codes for MQVIKILMIICTVVDDSNRLDLFSRGKFIVLFTDKNKEILYKEENPALNSSTKRPLVAKECVRLRAEMVIAAHGSLCYPSYSILKKANVRMLVGNIGDSIYTYSFHSVSKWEVTYSSFLAIKERLFRR; via the coding sequence ATACAAGTTATTAAAATTCTTATGATAATATGTACTGTTGTAGATGATTCAAACAGATTAGACTTATTCTCTAGAGGGAAATTCATAGTATTATTTACCGATAAAAATAAGGAGATTCTATATAAGGAGGAGAATCCAGCGTTAAACTCTTCCACTAAAAGACCGTTAGTAGCTAAAGAATGTGTAAGGTTAAGAGCCGAAATGGTAATCGCTGCTCATGGATCTCTCTGCTATCCATCTTATTCCATTTTAAAGAAAGCTAATGTTAGAATGTTAGTAGGAAATATCGGTGATAGTATATATACATATAGTTTTCATTCAGTAAGCAAGTGGGAAGTTACATATTCTAGCTTTTTGGCGATTAAAGAAAGGCTATTCCGACGTTAG
- a CDS encoding NAD-dependent epimerase/dehydratase family protein, which yields MLFCKNVNMKILTFGGTGFVGSNFVRYAISKGHDVLVYARSMNDYTKALQNIGANIVFSYDNYLKDIDCLVYFIGAMWTKDPREFEYLQVQFPTEIGRKFFQVNSGKFVYISSIGVSENIESKERPIAEESPHGEGLKPNTLHGITKLEGERNISKFPNYVILRFPIVYGPYSRILMWRAFMWLVSHGIGLKNDNMFSVVSTRNTSKAIELACKYKRSDYFYITDKEPANLTSLFSDAVKAINREIRSWLPFSVKLIEPFKSSHEMLKMAYDVLSRELVYSYKKAERELNYIPEDVRIETFKEMAKYYKII from the coding sequence ATACTTTTTTGCAAAAATGTTAATATGAAAATCTTAACATTTGGCGGTACGGGATTCGTTGGTAGCAATTTCGTAAGATATGCCATAAGTAAGGGACATGATGTACTAGTTTACGCTAGGAGCATGAACGATTACACAAAAGCCTTACAAAACATTGGTGCAAATATAGTTTTCTCTTATGATAATTATTTGAAAGACATTGATTGTTTAGTTTACTTCATAGGCGCAATGTGGACTAAGGATCCTAGAGAATTTGAATACTTACAAGTACAATTCCCTACTGAAATAGGAAGGAAGTTCTTTCAAGTTAATTCCGGTAAGTTCGTATATATAAGCAGTATAGGAGTGTCTGAAAATATCGAAAGTAAAGAGAGACCTATAGCTGAAGAGAGTCCTCATGGGGAAGGTTTAAAGCCAAATACGCTTCATGGAATTACGAAGCTTGAAGGGGAAAGGAACATATCTAAATTCCCCAATTATGTAATACTTAGGTTTCCAATAGTTTATGGCCCCTATAGTAGAATCCTTATGTGGAGGGCTTTCATGTGGTTAGTTTCTCATGGTATTGGTCTAAAAAATGATAATATGTTTAGCGTAGTCTCAACCAGAAATACTTCCAAGGCAATAGAATTAGCTTGCAAATATAAGAGGAGCGATTATTTTTACATTACTGATAAGGAACCCGCTAACTTGACAAGTCTTTTCTCTGATGCAGTAAAAGCCATAAATAGGGAAATAAGGTCATGGCTCCCATTTAGCGTAAAGCTCATAGAGCCTTTCAAATCTTCACACGAGATGCTAAAAATGGCCTATGATGTCCTTTCACGGGAGTTAGTATATTCCTACAAGAAGGCCGAAAGGGAATTAAATTACATTCCAGAGGATGTAAGGATTGAGACGTTTAAGGAAATGGCAAAATATTACAAGATTATATGA
- a CDS encoding glycosyltransferase family 4 protein produces the protein MRVLAIGNVFNPSGVSVHIINVLKELVKMGDEVFLYVPSFLVRRNYEVLKDLENAHISVHHSVYETKEAEEVGTLPYFIRSHTVYLRWNNLGEDRKYIDELKDIKPDVIYDMHEDSITLRLSYHIAKRLNKPLVKLLHLEPFRNSFGRGYRKFLGIKGLAYDTLMWMFYKFDKRAFLRSINDGILRGIAGVSKAPFYLSGIEEIAHSVRLKVYEVGNAFNKDIIYKYRRTRGKEDYAVFFARLVPQKGIKELPKIADLLDSKIVVFGKIFNENDRSILMSHPKIEYKGYRPIEEVYNTVAKAKVLIYPSHQDGFSLVVLDTLALGTSVVAYDIPAIRFVFSSLKPVRTVREYDIKEMASTANSILRMKDEEYESEHEDEKVKKFLELHSSWANVAKETHDFLSAFL, from the coding sequence ATGAGAGTACTGGCAATTGGTAACGTTTTTAACCCATCTGGAGTATCGGTTCATATAATAAATGTTTTAAAAGAGTTAGTAAAGATGGGGGACGAGGTATTCTTATACGTTCCGTCATTTCTTGTGAGAAGGAACTATGAAGTGTTAAAGGATTTAGAGAATGCACATATTAGTGTTCATCATTCTGTGTATGAAACTAAAGAAGCTGAAGAAGTTGGTACATTACCTTATTTCATAAGATCTCATACCGTTTACTTAAGATGGAATAATTTGGGGGAGGATAGAAAATATATTGATGAACTAAAGGATATTAAACCGGACGTCATTTACGACATGCACGAAGACTCAATTACCTTAAGATTATCATACCATATTGCAAAAAGATTGAATAAACCATTAGTTAAACTTTTACATCTTGAGCCATTCAGAAATTCTTTCGGAAGGGGGTATAGGAAATTTCTAGGAATCAAAGGATTAGCATATGACACCTTAATGTGGATGTTCTACAAATTCGATAAAAGGGCATTTTTACGTTCAATAAATGATGGAATATTAAGGGGAATAGCTGGTGTATCTAAGGCACCGTTTTATCTATCTGGAATTGAAGAGATTGCACATAGTGTGAGATTAAAGGTTTATGAGGTTGGTAATGCTTTCAATAAGGATATTATTTATAAGTATAGGAGGACTAGAGGTAAAGAAGACTATGCGGTTTTCTTCGCTAGATTAGTCCCACAGAAGGGGATTAAGGAATTGCCTAAGATCGCTGATTTATTAGATAGTAAAATAGTTGTATTTGGAAAAATTTTTAATGAGAACGATAGGTCGATTCTAATGTCGCATCCTAAAATTGAATATAAAGGTTATAGGCCAATAGAAGAGGTATACAATACAGTGGCCAAGGCTAAAGTTTTAATTTATCCTTCCCATCAAGATGGTTTTTCTCTAGTGGTTTTAGATACCTTAGCTTTAGGTACTTCGGTTGTAGCATATGATATACCTGCAATAAGATTTGTGTTTTCCAGTTTAAAACCAGTTAGAACAGTGAGAGAGTATGATATAAAGGAAATGGCAAGTACTGCAAACAGTATACTAAGGATGAAAGATGAAGAATACGAGAGTGAGCATGAAGATGAGAAGGTGAAGAAGTTTTTAGAATTGCACTCCTCATGGGCAAACGTAGCTAAGGAGACCCACGATTTTCTTTCTGCATTCTTATAA
- a CDS encoding winged helix-turn-helix domain-containing protein, producing MRRTRDDIISDILEAIDSKINRISSIMKNVNLSASLAKKYISMLAEEGLIQDDNGEYKLTEKGRKILEQLRNMRKMELELANIIYEVRKELSINEKKD from the coding sequence ATGAGAAGGACTAGGGATGATATAATAAGTGATATCTTGGAGGCGATAGATAGTAAAATTAATAGGATATCTAGTATTATGAAAAATGTTAATCTTAGCGCCTCGCTAGCAAAAAAATATATATCAATGCTTGCAGAAGAGGGGCTTATTCAAGACGACAATGGCGAGTATAAGTTAACAGAAAAAGGAAGAAAAATTCTTGAACAGCTTAGAAATATGAGAAAGATGGAATTAGAATTAGCTAATATAATTTATGAAGTTAGGAAAGAACTATCAATTAATGAGAAGAAAGATTAA